In the Kribbella sp. NBC_00482 genome, one interval contains:
- a CDS encoding S8 family serine peptidase → MSRSARAVAGGLAVLVALATVTTTPSQADGVAVPDAAPPTPSTHRVTLLTGDVVTLTETAGGPPTAAVEQAAGNAGGVQIQQVGDDLHVVPDVALPYLAAGRLDPELFNVTSLVDQGYDDASVKSIPLIVQYRPGLRTAAATPQHADRGATLESIGGLGLSAHKAEASQFWSDVTASAASTSSTARSATPGQFGAGIQKVFLDGKVEASLAESVAQIGAPDAWAQGLDGTGTTVAVLDTGIDQTHPDVAGRIAETKSFVPGETTDDVNGHGTHVASTVAGTGAASNGLEKGVAPAAQLAIGKVLNDGGSGAESWIIEGMEWAAHRAKVVSMSLGSTEASDGSDPMALAVDELSAETGALFVIAAGNYGRVGGIGSPGAAASALTVGAVDKNDERAYFQDMGPRLGDATVKPEIVAPGVDVLAARAAKSSGTGSYKSLSGTSMATPHVAGAAALLVQKHPDWTGEQVKAALVSTAKPLAGETAYQVGGGRLDVPAAAFGKITATATRDFGLHTWPHGDDAPVERTITYTNLGDTPATLDLSADVTSDGTTPAPAGLFTLGSAQVTVPANGTASVAVTATPNLATPGLTYSGTVIAKQAGQQIAQTAVGLVMEGERYDLTVHATGRDGKPAGGFLTLYKYGDQFVSTLEIDPATGTVSNQRLEPGVYAAYSWLPVDGQDGVALVGNPHLVIGKNTDLVLDARKANPITLSTSLPGEDVYRRSGWYHDSGIGGDYATFLSQYVPTPVVTKVYAAPTGAVPGGVYDFSSRWRRTSPLVSMTVDYKALHPLLQRGSKRWDGKATLTAAYVGAGAAADYVGKDVRGKAVFVTASDAVTPSARATAARDAGARLLVVVNNGAGKYYDLAGGTDLPVYSLTAAEGGPLVARIGAGGNVRLRVMGTEAPPYLYDLVKAYSGALPADLRYAPRSGDLATVVNRFVGPTGELAFESRADCRIGFWPPCLQVTEPIHLGTQRIDFVSTQAGTDWYEQTNHPRGWEQRGDRHTYKPRSLQTNSWFAPAARPRVGSGYWNPRRSGDFFAVNVPTTSSGDQGVTGAMDDESTVETRLFQNGTLVRKSSFQAVQTGVPATSGWADYRFEMDTARPEVWSLGTKTKSAWDFRAQTTESSDWVYLPLIQLDYRLATDLNGAFAGGSRQQIGLSAFHLAGVEGAGKVKGATLEVSYDDGASWQAAPLSRTGAEWSSVVRLPKGASYLSLRATATDDAGNKVSQEVIRAAAIR, encoded by the coding sequence ATGTCCCGATCCGCCCGCGCCGTCGCCGGTGGGCTCGCCGTACTCGTGGCACTCGCCACGGTCACGACGACTCCATCGCAGGCCGACGGCGTCGCTGTACCTGATGCCGCACCACCCACCCCGTCGACCCACCGCGTCACGCTCCTCACGGGCGACGTGGTCACCCTGACCGAAACGGCGGGCGGTCCGCCGACCGCCGCCGTCGAGCAGGCGGCCGGCAACGCCGGAGGTGTCCAGATCCAGCAGGTCGGCGACGACCTGCACGTCGTACCGGACGTCGCGTTGCCGTACCTCGCCGCGGGCCGTCTCGACCCCGAACTCTTCAACGTCACGTCCCTCGTCGATCAGGGGTACGACGACGCGTCGGTCAAGTCGATCCCGCTGATCGTGCAGTACCGCCCGGGCCTGCGTACCGCCGCGGCGACCCCGCAGCACGCCGACCGTGGCGCCACGCTGGAGAGCATCGGCGGTCTCGGCCTCTCCGCGCACAAGGCGGAGGCCTCCCAGTTCTGGTCCGACGTTACGGCTAGCGCCGCTAGTACTTCTAGCACTGCTAGGTCCGCGACGCCGGGGCAGTTCGGCGCGGGGATCCAGAAGGTGTTCCTCGACGGGAAGGTCGAGGCCAGCCTGGCCGAGAGCGTCGCCCAGATCGGCGCGCCGGACGCCTGGGCCCAGGGCCTCGACGGCACGGGTACGACGGTCGCGGTCCTCGACACCGGCATCGATCAGACCCACCCCGACGTAGCGGGGCGGATCGCCGAGACGAAGAGCTTCGTCCCGGGTGAGACCACCGACGACGTCAACGGTCACGGCACCCACGTCGCCTCCACGGTCGCCGGTACCGGTGCCGCGTCGAATGGCCTCGAGAAGGGTGTCGCGCCGGCCGCGCAGCTCGCGATCGGCAAGGTCCTCAACGACGGCGGCTCCGGTGCCGAGTCCTGGATCATCGAAGGGATGGAGTGGGCGGCGCACCGCGCCAAGGTGGTCAGCATGAGCCTCGGCAGCACCGAGGCCAGTGACGGCTCCGACCCGATGGCGCTCGCGGTCGACGAGCTGAGCGCCGAGACCGGCGCCCTGTTTGTGATTGCCGCAGGCAACTATGGTCGCGTCGGCGGGATCGGCTCGCCGGGTGCGGCAGCGTCCGCGCTCACGGTCGGTGCGGTCGACAAGAACGACGAGCGGGCGTACTTCCAGGACATGGGTCCGCGCCTCGGCGACGCCACGGTGAAGCCGGAGATCGTGGCGCCGGGCGTCGACGTTCTCGCGGCCCGCGCGGCGAAGTCCTCGGGCACCGGGTCCTACAAGTCGCTCAGCGGTACGTCGATGGCGACGCCGCACGTGGCCGGTGCCGCGGCGCTGCTCGTCCAGAAGCACCCCGACTGGACGGGCGAGCAGGTCAAGGCAGCACTGGTCAGCACCGCGAAGCCGCTCGCCGGCGAGACGGCGTACCAGGTCGGTGGCGGTCGGCTCGACGTACCGGCCGCCGCTTTCGGGAAGATCACCGCGACCGCGACCCGCGACTTCGGCCTCCACACCTGGCCGCACGGCGACGACGCTCCGGTCGAGCGCACGATCACCTACACGAACCTCGGCGACACCCCGGCAACGCTCGACCTGTCGGCCGACGTGACCAGCGACGGTACGACGCCTGCGCCCGCCGGGCTGTTCACACTCGGCTCCGCCCAGGTCACCGTGCCCGCGAACGGCACCGCTTCGGTCGCCGTCACCGCGACGCCGAACCTGGCCACGCCGGGCCTGACCTACTCGGGCACCGTCATCGCCAAGCAGGCCGGCCAGCAGATCGCGCAGACCGCGGTCGGCCTCGTCATGGAGGGGGAGCGGTACGACCTCACCGTGCACGCGACCGGGCGTGACGGCAAGCCCGCGGGCGGGTTCCTGACGCTGTACAAGTACGGCGACCAGTTCGTCAGCACGCTTGAGATCGACCCCGCGACCGGCACCGTCTCCAACCAGCGTCTCGAGCCCGGCGTGTATGCGGCGTACTCCTGGCTGCCGGTCGACGGTCAGGACGGCGTCGCGCTGGTCGGCAATCCGCACCTCGTGATCGGCAAGAACACCGACCTCGTGCTCGACGCGCGGAAGGCGAACCCGATCACGCTCAGCACGTCGCTGCCCGGCGAGGACGTCTATCGCCGGTCCGGCTGGTACCACGACTCCGGGATCGGTGGTGACTACGCGACGTTCCTCAGCCAGTACGTGCCGACGCCGGTGGTTACCAAGGTGTACGCCGCTCCGACGGGCGCGGTGCCCGGTGGCGTGTACGACTTCTCGTCCCGCTGGCGCCGTACGTCGCCGCTGGTGTCGATGACCGTCGACTACAAGGCGCTGCACCCGTTGCTGCAGCGTGGCTCGAAGCGCTGGGACGGCAAGGCGACGCTGACTGCGGCGTACGTCGGTGCTGGTGCGGCCGCGGACTACGTCGGCAAGGACGTTCGCGGGAAGGCCGTGTTCGTGACGGCGAGTGATGCGGTCACGCCGAGCGCGCGGGCGACGGCTGCTCGCGACGCCGGCGCTCGGTTGCTCGTCGTGGTGAACAACGGCGCGGGCAAGTACTACGACCTCGCCGGCGGAACCGATCTGCCGGTGTACTCGCTGACGGCCGCCGAGGGTGGACCGCTGGTTGCGCGGATCGGTGCCGGGGGCAACGTTCGGCTTCGGGTGATGGGTACCGAGGCGCCGCCGTACCTGTACGACCTGGTGAAGGCCTACTCCGGTGCGCTGCCGGCGGACCTGCGGTACGCGCCGCGGTCCGGGGACCTGGCCACGGTCGTCAACCGGTTCGTCGGGCCGACCGGCGAGCTCGCGTTCGAGAGCCGCGCCGACTGCCGGATCGGGTTCTGGCCGCCGTGTCTGCAGGTGACCGAGCCGATCCACCTCGGGACCCAGCGGATCGACTTCGTGTCCACGCAGGCGGGGACGGACTGGTACGAGCAGACGAACCACCCGCGGGGCTGGGAGCAGCGGGGCGACCGGCACACCTACAAGCCGCGGAGTCTGCAGACGAACTCGTGGTTCGCTCCGGCCGCTCGGCCGCGGGTCGGCTCGGGGTATTGGAACCCGCGCCGCAGCGGTGACTTCTTCGCGGTGAACGTGCCGACGACGAGCAGCGGCGACCAGGGCGTCACCGGGGCGATGGACGACGAGTCGACGGTGGAGACGCGGCTGTTCCAGAACGGGACGCTGGTCCGGAAGAGCTCGTTCCAGGCGGTGCAGACCGGCGTACCGGCGACGTCCGGATGGGCGGACTACCGGTTCGAGATGGACACAGCCCGGCCGGAGGTGTGGAGCCTCGGGACGAAGACGAAGAGCGCGTGGGACTTCCGGGCCCAGACCACCGAGTCGAGCGACTGGGTCTACCTACCGCTGATCCAGCTCGACTACCGCCTGGCGACGGACCTGAACGGTGCGTTCGCGGGTGGCAGCCGGCAGCAGATCGGGCTGTCCGCGTTCCACCTCGCCGGCGTCGAAGGTGCGGGCAAGGTCAAGGGCGCGACGCTGGAGGTCTCGTACGACGACGGCGCCAGCTGGCAGGCCGCTCCGCTCTCGCGGACGGGTGCCGAGTGGTCGTCTGTCGTGCGGCTGCCGAAGGGTGCGTCGTACCTCTCGCTGCGCGCGACGGCGACCGATGACGCGGGCAACAAGGTCAGCCAGGAAGTGATTCGGGCGGCCGCGATCCGGTGA
- a CDS encoding FKBP-type peptidyl-prolyl cis-trans isomerase, whose translation MTEKPEIDFPDGPPPADLEITDITVGEGDEAKAGSRVNVHYVGVAHSTGEEFDASYNRGAPLAFQLGVGQVIQGWDTGVQGMKVGGRRKLVIPPHLGYGDRGAGSAIKPGETLIFVVDLITVS comes from the coding sequence ATGACTGAGAAGCCAGAGATCGACTTTCCGGATGGACCGCCGCCGGCGGATCTGGAGATCACCGACATCACCGTGGGCGAGGGCGACGAGGCCAAGGCCGGCTCCCGGGTGAACGTGCACTACGTGGGCGTTGCCCACTCCACCGGCGAGGAGTTCGACGCGTCGTACAACCGCGGCGCCCCGCTGGCGTTCCAGCTCGGCGTGGGCCAGGTCATCCAGGGCTGGGACACCGGCGTCCAGGGCATGAAGGTCGGCGGCCGGCGCAAGCTCGTCATCCCGCCGCACCTGGGGTACGGCGACCGCGGCGCGGGCAGCGCGATCAAGCCCGGCGAGACCCTGATCTTCGTCGTGGACCTGATCACCGTCAGCTGA
- a CDS encoding SgcJ/EcaC family oxidoreductase → MDTSREADIAAIEQVIAVVEHAQNNELPDEFLGLFRADAIWTTGGGKRLFGLEAISAFTRQVLPGGMQGMTVTFELEHVLFIRPDVAAVKVRQVYRTPDGPDVGAPLWVMAKEDGHWLLTACQNTGVLEDELVADVKSRPVFSQSD, encoded by the coding sequence ATGGACACTTCACGTGAGGCGGATATCGCGGCGATCGAGCAGGTGATCGCTGTTGTCGAGCACGCCCAGAACAACGAGCTCCCCGACGAGTTTCTCGGGCTGTTCCGAGCGGATGCGATCTGGACGACGGGCGGTGGCAAGCGGCTCTTCGGCCTCGAGGCGATCTCGGCCTTCACACGTCAGGTGCTTCCCGGCGGGATGCAGGGCATGACGGTCACGTTCGAGTTGGAGCACGTGCTGTTCATCCGGCCCGACGTCGCCGCGGTCAAGGTGCGCCAGGTGTACCGGACGCCCGACGGGCCGGACGTTGGTGCGCCGCTGTGGGTCATGGCGAAAGAAGACGGGCACTGGCTGCTGACCGCCTGCCAGAACACCGGCGTTCTCGAAGACGAGTTGGTTGCAGACGTGAAAAGCAGGCCTGTCTTCAGTCAGAGCGACTGA
- the purD gene encoding phosphoribosylamine--glycine ligase produces the protein MKVLVIGSGGREHALAWALAQDPEVEQVVAAPGNPGIAVLRPAYDGQTIVCRPVDISDHDAVVALARELDVDLVVVGPEAPLVAGLADPLRDAGFAVFGPSREAAQIEGSKAFAKDVMAAASVPTGRAYVCTTPEEAATAIDAFGPPYVVKDDGLAAGKGVVVTSDREEALAHAAECDQVLIEEFLDGPEVSLFAITDGTTVLPMQPAQDFKRLGDNDEGPNTGGMGAYTPLPWAPDDLVADITENVLQPTVDELRHRGTPFSGLLYAGLALTSRGVRVIEFNCRFGDPETQALLPMLKTPLGGLLYAAATGKLADHGDLSWRNASSVAVVVAAKKYPASPRKGDAITGVEQAESDHVRVFHAGTALDDEELVTAGGRVLAVSAVGKDLAEARQRAYAAVGQIRIKGSQHRTDIALKAERGEITV, from the coding sequence GTGAAGGTCTTGGTGATCGGCTCGGGTGGCCGCGAGCATGCTCTGGCCTGGGCGCTGGCCCAGGATCCGGAGGTCGAGCAGGTCGTAGCGGCCCCGGGCAACCCTGGCATTGCCGTGTTGCGTCCGGCGTACGACGGGCAAACGATCGTTTGCCGTCCGGTGGACATTTCGGACCACGACGCGGTCGTCGCGCTGGCGCGGGAGCTGGACGTCGATCTGGTGGTCGTCGGACCGGAGGCGCCGTTGGTGGCCGGCCTGGCCGACCCGCTGCGGGACGCCGGGTTCGCGGTCTTCGGACCGTCGCGGGAGGCCGCGCAGATCGAGGGCTCGAAGGCGTTCGCCAAGGACGTGATGGCCGCCGCGAGCGTGCCGACCGGCCGGGCGTACGTCTGCACCACGCCCGAGGAGGCCGCGACGGCGATCGACGCGTTCGGGCCGCCGTACGTCGTGAAGGACGACGGGCTCGCCGCGGGCAAGGGCGTGGTCGTCACGTCGGACCGTGAGGAGGCGCTCGCGCACGCGGCCGAGTGTGACCAGGTGCTGATCGAGGAGTTCCTGGACGGCCCCGAGGTGTCGCTGTTTGCGATCACCGACGGTACGACCGTGCTGCCGATGCAGCCGGCGCAGGACTTCAAGCGCCTCGGCGACAACGACGAGGGCCCGAACACCGGCGGCATGGGCGCCTACACGCCGCTCCCGTGGGCGCCGGACGACCTGGTCGCCGACATCACCGAGAACGTCCTGCAGCCGACGGTCGACGAGCTCCGCCACCGCGGTACGCCGTTCAGCGGCCTGCTGTACGCCGGTCTCGCGCTGACGTCGCGTGGTGTCCGCGTGATCGAGTTCAACTGCCGCTTCGGTGACCCGGAGACGCAGGCGCTGCTGCCGATGCTGAAGACCCCGCTGGGTGGCCTGCTGTACGCCGCCGCGACCGGCAAACTCGCCGACCACGGTGACCTGAGCTGGCGGAACGCGTCGTCGGTAGCGGTCGTGGTCGCCGCGAAGAAGTACCCGGCCAGCCCGCGCAAGGGCGACGCGATCACGGGTGTCGAGCAGGCGGAGAGCGACCACGTCCGCGTCTTCCACGCGGGTACGGCGCTCGACGACGAGGAACTGGTGACGGCAGGCGGCCGCGTGCTCGCGGTGAGCGCCGTCGGCAAGGACCTCGCCGAGGCCCGCCAGCGCGCGTACGCCGCCGTCGGTCAGATCCGGATCAAGGGCTCCCAGCACCGCACCGACATCGCCCTGAAGGCAGAACGCGGCGAGATCACCGTCTGA
- a CDS encoding carbohydrate ABC transporter permease: MRPGRVVTYVVLIGAALLVIFPVYYVIAGSVMSPGQISSYPPDLFPHGFFTGNYKGATSSGTPIGQQYLNSILQTSIITLSQLITSVLAAYAFVFMKMWGRTVLFGLFLATLMVPWESIVLPNYLTITSWELAGHGLTKTYAGTMIALVLPFLANAFGVFLLRQSFLQFPVELRDAATIDGAGHWRFLSRILLPLNKPALMAVGLYVFLSAWNQFFWPLLIGDSASRRTLQIGISQLNDAEAADPGLILAGVTLSILPTLAIVIFGQRFIVRGLTAGAIR, encoded by the coding sequence GTGAGACCAGGTCGTGTTGTCACCTACGTGGTGCTGATCGGGGCGGCGCTCCTCGTCATCTTCCCGGTGTACTACGTCATCGCCGGGTCGGTCATGTCGCCCGGACAGATCTCGTCGTACCCGCCGGATCTCTTCCCGCACGGGTTCTTCACCGGCAACTACAAGGGCGCGACGTCGTCGGGAACGCCGATCGGGCAGCAGTACCTGAACTCGATCCTGCAGACGTCGATCATCACGCTGTCGCAGCTGATCACCAGTGTGCTGGCGGCGTACGCGTTCGTCTTCATGAAGATGTGGGGACGCACCGTGCTCTTCGGGCTCTTCCTGGCCACGCTGATGGTGCCGTGGGAGTCGATCGTGCTGCCGAACTACCTGACGATCACGAGTTGGGAGCTCGCCGGGCACGGACTGACCAAGACGTACGCCGGGACCATGATCGCGCTGGTGCTGCCGTTCCTGGCGAACGCGTTCGGGGTGTTCCTGCTCCGGCAGTCGTTCCTGCAGTTCCCGGTGGAACTGCGCGACGCGGCGACGATCGACGGCGCCGGGCACTGGCGGTTCCTCAGCCGGATCCTGCTGCCGCTGAACAAGCCGGCGCTGATGGCGGTCGGGCTGTACGTGTTCCTGTCCGCGTGGAACCAGTTCTTCTGGCCGTTGCTGATCGGCGACTCGGCGTCCCGCCGGACGTTGCAGATCGGCATCAGCCAGCTCAACGACGCGGAGGCCGCCGACCCGGGACTCATCCTGGCCGGCGTCACGCTGTCGATCCTGCCCACGCTGGCCATCGTGATCTTCGGCCAGCGCTTCATTGTCCGCGGGCTGACCGCGGGTGCGATTCGTTAA
- a CDS encoding alpha/beta fold hydrolase produces the protein MSEPVTQTLDVPGAMLTYDVRGDLAQRPVLLMIGSPMGASGFPTLASHFEDRTVVTYDPRGVERSTRSGELGELSPDDHAGDLAALIEHLDAGPVDIFASSGGAVNALALTARRPDLINTLVAHEPPLAGILPDREAALAAVADMYETYQRDGMGPGMAKFITLVSFDGEIPADYTQQPAPNPAMFGLPVDDDGSRDDALLGQNLRGCTSYQPDFDALGKAADRIVVGIGEESENALAGRGGKAVAERLGLTPVVFPSGHGGFLGNEYGQPGKPVEFAAKLREVLGVE, from the coding sequence ATGTCGGAGCCTGTGACGCAGACGCTCGACGTACCGGGGGCGATGCTGACGTACGACGTTCGTGGAGACCTGGCGCAGCGGCCGGTGCTGCTGATGATCGGCTCGCCGATGGGCGCCAGCGGATTCCCGACGCTGGCGTCGCACTTCGAGGATCGCACGGTGGTGACGTATGACCCGCGGGGCGTGGAGCGCAGCACCCGGAGCGGTGAGCTGGGGGAGCTCTCGCCTGACGACCATGCCGGTGACCTCGCCGCCCTCATCGAGCACCTGGACGCAGGGCCGGTGGACATCTTCGCCAGCAGCGGCGGTGCGGTGAACGCGCTGGCCCTGACCGCTCGTCGCCCTGATCTCATCAACACACTCGTCGCGCACGAGCCGCCGCTCGCCGGGATCCTTCCGGACAGGGAGGCTGCACTGGCCGCGGTCGCGGACATGTACGAGACGTACCAACGCGACGGTATGGGTCCCGGGATGGCGAAGTTCATCACGCTGGTGTCGTTCGACGGCGAGATCCCGGCCGACTACACGCAGCAGCCCGCGCCGAATCCGGCGATGTTCGGCCTGCCTGTGGACGACGACGGGTCTCGTGACGACGCCCTGCTCGGGCAGAACCTTCGCGGTTGTACGTCGTACCAGCCGGACTTCGACGCCCTGGGCAAGGCGGCGGACCGGATCGTCGTCGGGATCGGCGAAGAGTCGGAGAACGCGCTCGCGGGTCGTGGCGGGAAGGCGGTGGCTGAGCGGCTCGGGCTGACGCCGGTCGTGTTCCCGAGCGGGCACGGTGGTTTCCTCGGCAATGAGTACGGACAGCCGGGCAAGCCGGTCGAGTTCGCCGCCAAGCTCCGCGAGGTGCTCGGCGTAGAGTAG
- a CDS encoding ABC transporter substrate-binding protein produces the protein MRSVLQGRTAVAASMLAVLALVAAGCGGSSNDSKDSASGGQDAPDASALDKASGVTKVTFWHGMKGANGAAVDKLVKAFNAANSGKIEVTAVYQGDYDDTITKYKTSVQQGNTPSVVQIYDIGSRFMIDSKQTVPVQKFADKDGYTLDSIEPNIANYYSIDSALNSMPFNTSMPLLYINKEAFVKAGLDPAKPPTNLDEIMAAAKKLTVKQGGKTVQYGFNAAIYGWFVEQLIAQSGTTYCDNDNGRKDLATKVNFADEQGVKIATWYQEMVKQGLMPNTGKKTDDAQAVFKSGTSAMHLESTGSLRGYLDAAKGKFTVMTAPFPHLSASDSGGPIIGGASLWIDGPGHSDAEKRASWEFVKFASSPAQQAAWHTGTGYFPINRKALDEPSDKAWVAQYPQFTTAITQLHNTKPTNASSGCILGVMPQARKAAEDGLEKAVLGTDPATAMKAAADSIKPQIDQYNKTVKK, from the coding sequence ATGCGATCCGTCCTCCAAGGGCGCACGGCGGTTGCCGCGTCGATGCTGGCGGTGCTGGCTCTGGTCGCCGCCGGTTGCGGTGGGAGCTCCAACGATTCCAAGGACTCCGCGAGCGGCGGGCAGGACGCGCCCGACGCCAGCGCGCTCGACAAGGCGAGCGGGGTCACGAAGGTCACCTTCTGGCACGGCATGAAGGGCGCGAACGGCGCGGCCGTCGACAAGCTGGTGAAGGCGTTCAACGCCGCGAACTCCGGCAAGATCGAGGTCACCGCGGTCTACCAGGGTGACTACGACGACACGATCACGAAGTACAAGACGTCGGTGCAGCAGGGCAACACGCCGTCCGTCGTACAGATCTACGACATCGGCTCGCGGTTCATGATCGACTCCAAGCAGACCGTGCCGGTGCAGAAGTTCGCCGACAAGGACGGCTACACGCTGGACTCGATCGAGCCGAACATCGCGAACTACTACTCGATCGACTCGGCCCTGAACTCGATGCCGTTCAACACGTCGATGCCGTTGCTGTACATCAACAAGGAAGCCTTCGTGAAGGCCGGCCTCGACCCGGCCAAGCCGCCGACGAACCTTGACGAGATCATGGCGGCGGCGAAGAAGCTGACCGTCAAGCAGGGCGGGAAGACCGTTCAGTACGGCTTCAACGCGGCGATCTACGGCTGGTTCGTCGAGCAGCTGATCGCCCAGTCCGGTACGACGTACTGCGACAACGACAACGGCCGCAAGGACCTCGCGACCAAGGTGAACTTCGCCGACGAGCAGGGCGTGAAGATCGCGACCTGGTACCAGGAGATGGTCAAGCAGGGTCTGATGCCGAACACCGGCAAGAAGACCGACGACGCCCAGGCCGTCTTCAAGTCCGGTACGTCGGCGATGCACCTGGAGTCGACCGGTTCGCTGCGGGGCTACCTGGACGCCGCGAAGGGCAAGTTCACGGTGATGACCGCGCCGTTCCCGCACCTGTCCGCTTCCGACAGCGGCGGGCCGATCATCGGCGGCGCCTCCCTGTGGATCGACGGGCCCGGCCACTCCGACGCCGAGAAGCGCGCCTCGTGGGAGTTCGTGAAGTTCGCGTCCTCCCCCGCCCAGCAAGCAGCCTGGCACACCGGCACCGGCTACTTCCCGATCAACAGGAAGGCCCTGGACGAGCCGTCGGACAAGGCGTGGGTGGCGCAGTACCCACAGTTCACCACCGCGATCACCCAACTCCACAACACCAAGCCGACCAACGCCTCCTCCGGCTGCATCCTCGGCGTCATGCCGCAGGCCCGCAAGGCCGCCGAAGACGGCCTGGAGAAGGCAGTCCTGGGCACCGACCCAGCCACCGCCATGAAGGCCGCGGCAGACTCCATCAAGCCTCAGATCGACCAGTACAACAAGACAGTCAAGAAGTAG
- a CDS encoding SigE family RNA polymerase sigma factor, which produces METEGLREFYSAHQPRLVGVISLLTGSRAEAEDIVQEAFVRLVPRWEKVSRYDAPEAWVRLVAVRLAANRHRDGNRFTQLFHRLPAEHVPDPADRYAGDLEQALAGLPMPTRQVVVLHYVCDLSVAQVADTLGIAEGTVKSRLSRARDSLSDSLLLRSDDHA; this is translated from the coding sequence ATGGAGACGGAAGGGCTGCGAGAGTTCTACAGCGCCCACCAGCCGCGGCTGGTAGGTGTGATCTCGCTGCTGACCGGGTCACGTGCCGAGGCCGAGGACATCGTCCAGGAGGCGTTCGTCCGGCTCGTGCCCCGCTGGGAGAAGGTGTCGCGGTACGACGCTCCGGAGGCCTGGGTTCGCCTGGTCGCCGTGCGCCTGGCCGCGAACAGGCACCGGGACGGCAACCGGTTCACGCAGCTGTTCCACCGGCTGCCGGCCGAGCACGTCCCAGACCCCGCCGATCGGTATGCCGGTGACCTCGAGCAGGCTCTCGCCGGCCTGCCGATGCCGACCCGGCAGGTCGTCGTCCTCCATTACGTCTGTGACCTGAGCGTGGCTCAGGTGGCGGACACGCTCGGGATCGCGGAAGGCACGGTCAAGTCGCGCCTGTCCCGCGCCCGGGACTCCCTGTCCGATTCATTGCTGTTGAGGAGTGACGACCATGCCTGA
- a CDS encoding carbohydrate ABC transporter permease — MTTTSLQAGARRRPTPASLLSWLMLVPCLVVFALFIVWPLGKSVSLSLHGSDLFGRPDAYVGLQHYKDMLGSAEFRHILWVTFAFVLLTVIPGVLGGLVVVLLLEQHIKGIRIFRTAFALPFAFSVASASVIFATIYNPAIGLANGLLGRFGVDRIGWLTDPSWALISVAITTVWMSIGYNVLVLSAGIGAIPTEITEAATLDGAGGFRASRYITIPLLGPQLFFLIVISTIQSLQGFGQIKILTPEGGPEQSTKTLVYSIYHTAFANNASDFGAASAQAIVLLVILLACTAIQFGVLERRVHYK; from the coding sequence TTGACTACAACAAGCTTGCAGGCGGGTGCCCGCCGCCGGCCGACACCGGCGTCCCTGCTGTCCTGGCTGATGCTCGTGCCCTGCCTGGTGGTGTTCGCGCTCTTCATCGTCTGGCCGCTCGGCAAGTCCGTCTCGCTGTCGTTGCACGGCTCCGACCTGTTCGGCCGGCCGGACGCGTACGTCGGGCTGCAGCACTACAAGGACATGCTCGGATCGGCCGAGTTCCGGCACATCCTCTGGGTGACGTTCGCGTTCGTGCTGCTGACCGTGATCCCCGGCGTGCTCGGCGGGCTGGTCGTCGTACTGCTGCTCGAACAGCACATCAAGGGCATCCGGATCTTCCGGACCGCGTTCGCGCTGCCGTTCGCGTTCTCGGTCGCCAGCGCCTCGGTCATCTTCGCCACGATCTACAACCCGGCGATCGGGCTCGCGAACGGTCTGCTGGGCCGGTTCGGCGTCGACCGGATCGGGTGGCTGACCGACCCGTCCTGGGCGCTGATCAGCGTCGCGATCACGACGGTCTGGATGAGCATCGGGTACAACGTCCTGGTCCTGTCCGCGGGCATCGGCGCGATCCCGACCGAGATCACCGAGGCCGCCACCCTCGACGGCGCCGGCGGCTTCCGCGCGTCGCGGTACATCACGATCCCGCTGCTCGGCCCGCAGTTGTTCTTCCTGATCGTGATCTCCACGATCCAGTCCCTGCAGGGCTTCGGGCAGATCAAGATCCTGACGCCTGAGGGCGGCCCGGAGCAGTCGACCAAGACGCTCGTCTACTCGATCTACCACACCGCCTTCGCGAACAACGCCAGCGACTTCGGCGCCGCGTCGGCGCAGGCGATCGTGCTGCTGGTGATCCTGCTCGCCTGTACGGCGATCCAGTTCGGCGTCCTGGAGAGGCGGGTGCACTACAAGTGA